One Gossypium hirsutum isolate 1008001.06 chromosome A08, Gossypium_hirsutum_v2.1, whole genome shotgun sequence genomic window, TCCCTCGTAAACTTAAATGCTTCTCCCATCCTTCATGCCGATTAATTTCTTGTAGTTGTCAAGAAGTACCATCGATAGCGATTTTGTGAAGATATCTGCAACTTGGTCCTGGCTTGCCACGTGCACTAATTTTTCACTTTCTTCCTTTACATGATCTCGGATGAAGTGAAAACGAATGTCAATATGTTTGCTTCTCTCATATTCACTGGGTTCTTTGCTAACTCAATTGCTGATTTATTATCAACTCGTATCTCAGTCACACCGAGTTGTTGTTGCTCCAACTCATCCAACAAATTTCTGAGCCATATAGCATGACACATACACCAAGATGCTGCCACATATTCAGCTTCACATGTTGAGAGTGTCACGATTGGTTGCTTCTTTGAAAGCCAAATAAACGCTGTGTTACCCATAAAGAACACAAATCTCGATGTACTTTTCCGATCGTCTAAGTCTCTGCACCAATCACTGTCAGAATACCCAATCAAATTGTAATCTTTCACACTAGAATAGAGTAACCCGAGTGACACCATTCCTTGGATGTACCGTAGGATTCGCTTCAACACCTTCCAATGTGAATAAACCGGCTCCTCTATGAATCGACTTACAATGCCAACACTTAGCGAAAGATCAAGCCTTGTACAAGTGAGATAGCGAAGACTTCCCACCAACTCCGGTATTTGCTCACGTCGACTCATTTTCCTTCATCAAATTTTGAAAGTTATACACCTGGTTCCATTGGTGTTGATACCGGTTTGCAATAAACCATCttatatttcttcaaaatttccTTTGCATGTGCCTCTTGTGACACAAAAATACCTATCTCTTCTTGTCTTACCTCCAAACCAAGGAAAAACTTCATCAAACCTAAATCTGTCATCTCGAATTCCTATGTCATTGTGCTCTTAAAATCTTGTATCATCTCACCATTGTTCCCTATAAAAATGAGATCATCAACGTAAAGAGCAACAAATAACATATTACCTCCATTCTTCTTCACGTAAAGGGCATGTTCATAGGGACATTGTTTGAATCCATTCTCCTTGAAGTATGTATCAATACGAGTA contains:
- the LOC121205022 gene encoding secreted RxLR effector protein 161-like, with translation MSRREQIPELVGSLRYLTCTRLDLSLSVGIVSRFIEEPVYSHWKVLKRILRYIQGMVSLGLLYSSVKDYNLIGYSDSDWCRDLDDRKSTSRFVFFMGNTAFIWLSKKQPIVTLSTCEAEYVAASWCMCHAIWLRNLLDELEQQQLGVTEIRVDNKSAIELAKNPVNMREANILTFVFTSSEIM